A portion of the Edaphobacter lichenicola genome contains these proteins:
- a CDS encoding LytR/AlgR family response regulator transcription factor has product MSLTALIIDDEPLARQELQYLLERAGGVEVLAQGTNGIEAVELIRAHKPDLVFLDVQMPGLDGFGVLKKLLDRKVQMPQVVFATAFNQYAVRAFEVNAIDYLLKPFDRKRVMQTLEKAQARLSAPAESPSDAKLDALLRLVEEQTHSPKANSGKVIVRAQSRLLLVDQREICFASIEEGTISVVTRTVEGHSNCRTLEELMDQLDPETFWRAHRSYVVNIQHIREVVPWFKSSYQLRMDDAQKTEIPVSRAQTKRLRELFNL; this is encoded by the coding sequence ATGTCACTGACTGCACTCATCATCGACGATGAACCTCTGGCCCGGCAGGAGTTGCAGTATCTGCTCGAGCGCGCAGGCGGTGTCGAGGTTCTGGCCCAGGGAACGAATGGAATCGAGGCCGTTGAGCTGATCCGGGCGCATAAGCCGGACCTTGTGTTTCTCGATGTTCAGATGCCTGGCCTGGACGGGTTCGGCGTGCTCAAGAAGCTGCTGGACCGTAAGGTGCAGATGCCCCAGGTGGTGTTTGCAACGGCGTTCAACCAATATGCGGTGCGGGCGTTCGAGGTGAATGCGATCGACTACCTGCTGAAGCCGTTCGATCGGAAGCGGGTGATGCAGACGCTCGAGAAGGCCCAGGCGCGGTTGTCGGCGCCTGCTGAATCTCCCAGCGATGCAAAGCTCGACGCCCTGCTCCGGCTGGTCGAGGAGCAGACGCACTCCCCGAAGGCCAACTCCGGCAAGGTGATCGTGCGGGCACAGAGCCGACTGCTGCTGGTCGACCAGCGCGAGATCTGCTTTGCGTCGATCGAAGAAGGCACGATCAGCGTGGTGACCCGAACGGTCGAGGGCCACTCCAACTGCAGGACCCTGGAGGAGCTGATGGATCAGCTCGATCCGGAGACGTTCTGGCGAGCGCACCGGTCGTATGTGGTCAACATTCAGCACATCCGTGAGGTGGTGCCGTGGTTTAAGTCGAGCTACCAGTTGCGAATGGACGACGCGCAGAAGACCGAGATTCCGGTGAGCCGTGCACAGACGAAGAGGTTGAGAGAGCTGTTCAACCTGTGA
- the rlmB gene encoding 23S rRNA (guanosine(2251)-2'-O)-methyltransferase RlmB, producing the protein MEVLYGLHPVEEAIRSGSRQLDHVSVARERRDERLERLIELCRTAGVRVSLESRDQLTRLARTDAHQGVLAVVRERKFLGIEDLLAPKADGEHRFFLALDGVEDPHNLGALLRTADGAGVDGVVLPERRSAPVTATVAKTSAGASEHVRIARVTNLVRALEQMKQKHVWVLGLDERGTPDYTDYDFRSDCVLVLGREGAGLHDLVKKTCDHLLRIPMAGQVSSLNVSVAGAIVMYEAMRQRRQAAASPVARKPVKERKGLGS; encoded by the coding sequence ATGGAAGTTCTTTACGGTCTCCACCCGGTTGAGGAGGCCATTCGTTCCGGGTCGCGTCAGCTTGACCATGTTAGTGTCGCCCGGGAGCGCCGGGATGAGCGGCTGGAGCGGCTGATCGAGCTGTGCCGGACGGCTGGAGTCCGGGTGTCGCTGGAGTCGCGGGACCAGCTGACGAGACTGGCTCGGACGGACGCGCATCAGGGGGTTCTGGCGGTCGTTCGGGAGCGTAAGTTCCTGGGGATAGAAGACCTGCTGGCTCCGAAGGCAGACGGAGAACACAGGTTCTTCCTCGCGCTGGATGGCGTCGAGGATCCGCACAATCTGGGAGCGTTGTTGCGGACCGCAGATGGCGCTGGCGTCGATGGCGTCGTTCTGCCGGAGCGGCGTTCGGCTCCGGTTACGGCGACGGTTGCCAAGACCTCGGCTGGAGCGTCTGAGCATGTGCGGATTGCGCGTGTCACGAACCTGGTTCGCGCGCTGGAGCAGATGAAGCAGAAGCATGTGTGGGTACTTGGACTGGATGAGCGCGGAACGCCTGACTATACGGATTATGACTTCCGGAGCGATTGTGTTCTAGTGCTGGGACGCGAAGGCGCTGGATTGCATGATCTGGTGAAGAAGACCTGCGATCACCTGCTTCGGATTCCGATGGCTGGGCAAGTCTCGTCGCTGAATGTGTCGGTTGCGGGCGCGATTGTGATGTATGAGGCGATGCGGCAGCGCCGCCAAGCTGCAGCTTCGCCAGTTGCACGAAAGCCTGTGAAGGAACGTAAGGGATTGGGATCTTGA
- a CDS encoding zinc ribbon domain-containing protein, which yields MIRFWNQGSDRSQAPLGGSEDELSMIPTWSVVLAIIVFGAVQYLFHGVLPHHKHELLPMRLLMGYSWGTAFASYVLLVGYVSRDVRRRRMPAGLWMLIVVVLPGGIGAVVYFLLRQPMLMPCPHCSTEITSSVHFCPQCQFQLAPVCGRCYRGVQITDVYCTQCGHDLAEDHTPARLRVYSD from the coding sequence ATGATCAGATTTTGGAATCAGGGATCGGATCGATCACAGGCTCCCCTGGGGGGGAGTGAGGACGAGCTCAGCATGATACCGACGTGGTCGGTGGTGCTGGCGATCATCGTGTTCGGTGCGGTACAGTACCTCTTTCATGGCGTGCTGCCGCACCATAAGCATGAGCTGCTTCCTATGCGGCTGTTGATGGGTTATTCGTGGGGCACTGCGTTTGCCAGTTATGTGCTGCTGGTGGGGTACGTCAGCCGCGATGTTCGACGACGGCGGATGCCGGCCGGGTTGTGGATGTTGATTGTGGTGGTGCTGCCGGGTGGAATCGGGGCAGTGGTTTACTTCCTGCTGCGACAACCGATGTTGATGCCTTGCCCGCACTGCAGTACCGAGATCACTTCGAGCGTGCACTTCTGTCCGCAGTGCCAGTTCCAACTGGCGCCTGTGTGCGGGCGATGCTACCGCGGCGTGCAGATCACCGATGTGTATTGCACGCAGTGTGGACACGATCTCGCCGAGGACCATACGCCAGCTCGCTTGCGCGTATATAGTGACTAG
- a CDS encoding RNA polymerase sigma factor, with amino-acid sequence MDQNDKKRVFRTRTNVSDSVQRGSISLTATLAAQDQSENVAIAHGLKRQNPELLDHLIELYQHRLLRYLLFLTGKREVAEDLFQETWMRVLLRGAQYNGKARFDTWLFTIARNLVIDLSRKRTMTSLDEMSERGEDDRPFEIAMSGPSPLEQFQSREDCAEVGEVLLKLEPNYREVLVLRFYEELSLEEIATVTKAPLSTVKSRLYRGLAALKPEMERLRTLRPFVEAGV; translated from the coding sequence ATGGACCAAAACGATAAAAAACGAGTCTTCCGCACTCGAACGAACGTCTCTGACAGTGTGCAAAGGGGATCCATCTCGCTCACAGCCACATTGGCTGCCCAGGACCAAAGCGAAAACGTGGCGATCGCTCATGGACTAAAGAGACAGAACCCAGAGCTCTTAGACCATCTCATCGAACTGTATCAACATAGGCTCCTCCGATATCTCCTCTTCCTCACCGGAAAACGTGAGGTTGCGGAAGATCTATTTCAAGAGACCTGGATGCGGGTTCTACTGCGGGGCGCGCAGTACAACGGCAAGGCGCGATTTGATACCTGGCTGTTCACGATCGCCCGAAATCTGGTCATCGATTTGTCCAGAAAACGTACGATGACGAGTCTCGATGAGATGAGCGAAAGGGGAGAGGACGATCGCCCATTTGAGATTGCGATGTCCGGCCCGTCTCCACTCGAGCAGTTTCAATCCCGGGAAGACTGCGCTGAGGTTGGCGAGGTTTTGCTGAAGCTCGAACCGAACTACAGAGAGGTTCTGGTTCTTCGTTTTTACGAAGAGCTGTCGTTGGAAGAGATCGCAACTGTGACGAAAGCTCCTCTATCGACCGTGAAGTCCAGGTTATACCGCGGCCTTGCAGCTTTGAAGCCAGAGATGGAACGGCTTCGCACCTTGCGTCCGTTTGTTGAGGCAGGAGTATGA